A single genomic interval of Drosophila virilis strain 15010-1051.87 chromosome 2, Dvir_AGI_RSII-ME, whole genome shotgun sequence harbors:
- the LOC6636964 gene encoding histone H1.3: protein MSDSAVATSASPVIAQAASGEKKVSTKKAAATPKSKKSTAAPPSHPPTQQMVDASIKNLKERGGSSLLAIKKYIGATYKCDAQKLAPFIKKYLKNAVANGKLIQTKGKGASGSFKLSASANKDAKPKASAVEKKTKKVNASAAAATKRKSSTSTTKKAAGAADKKLSKSAAAKKNVEKKKADKEKAKDAKKTGTIKAKPTTAKAKSSATKPKTPKPKTTSAKPKKVVSATTPKKTAVKKPKAKTASATKK from the coding sequence ATGTCTGATTCTGCAGTTGCAACGTCCGCATCTCCTGTGATTGCCCAAGCAGCCTCAGGCGAGAAAAAGGTGTCTACTAAAAaggcagcagccacaccaaaaTCAAAGAAGTCAACAGCAGCTCCGCCATCGCACCCACCAACTCAGCAAATGGTAGATGCATCGATTAAAAATTTGAAGGAACGTGGTGGCTCATCCCTtctggcaattaaaaaatatatcggTGCTACATACAAGTGCGATGCCCAGAAGCTAGCCCCGTTCATTAAAAAGTACCTTAAGAATGCAGTTGCGAATGGAAAGCTGATCCAAACAAAGGGCAAGGGTGCCTCTGGTTCGTTTAAACTATCTGCATCCGCTAACAAGGATGCCAAGCCAAAGGCCTCCGCTGTCGAGAAGAAAACCAAGAAGGTAAATGCttcggcggcagcagcaactaaaagGAAGAGTAGTACGTCTACCACGAAGAAAGCAGCGGGTGCCGCTGATAAAAAGCTATCAAAATCcgcagcagccaaaaaaaatgttgagaaAAAGAAGGCTGACAAAGAAAAGGCTAAGGATGCGAAGAAAACGGGAACCATAAAGGCCAAGCCTACAACAGCAAAGGCTAAGTCAAGCGCAACAAAGCCAAAGACCCCTAAACCTAAGACCACAAGTGCTAAACCGAAAAAAGTCGTGTCGGCTACGACCCCCAAGAAAACTGCTGTCAAGAAGCCAAAAGCGAAGACTGCATCTGCAACGaagaaataa